A single window of Channa argus isolate prfri chromosome 2, Channa argus male v1.0, whole genome shotgun sequence DNA harbors:
- the serf2b gene encoding small EDRK-rich factor 2: MTRGNQRELARQKNAKKHSEQTKGKRGDDGLSAAARKQRDAEIMQQKQKKANEAANGSTKEK; the protein is encoded by the exons atgacca GAGGAAACCAGCGGGAGCTTGCACGGCAGAAGAATGCCAAGAAGCATTCAGAACAGACTAAAGGGAAGAGGGGTGATGATGGGCTGTCTGCTGCTGCACGGAAGCAGAG GGATGCTGAAATAATgcaacagaagcagaaaaaagcaaatgaagcGGCAAACGGAAGCACAAAGGAAAAGTAA